In Aliarcobacter faecis, a genomic segment contains:
- a CDS encoding DUF438 domain-containing protein, translating into MITNLSNNLEQFPKGHPVRVYLEENILIKQLFQEAFSINPKEDFQKFYNIFNQICEVEKHFARKENQLFPYLEKYGWTGPSQGMWSFHDDIRALIKDTRVVVENRDFENILEKTINVYNSLTHLISVEENRLFPNALQLLKPEDWEEMYEGDSEIGWMFITPPVRYPALKEEEQEYIHPSMDKKKRKLPFSLEDRTHYDEGYLTPEQVNFIFKFLPVDITYVDENDRVIFYNRGDERVFPRSAGIIGREVKFCHPPKSVDQVLKILEEFKAGRQDVADFWINFKGKFVHIRYFAIRDEKRNYKGVIEMSQDVTEIRALEGEKRLLDWK; encoded by the coding sequence ATGATTACTAATCTATCAAATAACTTAGAACAATTTCCCAAAGGTCACCCAGTAAGGGTATATTTAGAAGAGAATATCTTAATAAAACAACTTTTCCAAGAGGCTTTTAGTATAAATCCTAAAGAAGATTTTCAAAAATTTTATAATATTTTTAATCAAATTTGTGAAGTAGAAAAGCATTTTGCTAGAAAAGAGAATCAACTTTTTCCTTATCTTGAAAAATATGGTTGGACTGGACCATCTCAAGGAATGTGGTCTTTTCATGATGATATTAGAGCTTTAATAAAAGATACAAGAGTAGTAGTTGAAAATAGAGATTTTGAGAATATTTTAGAAAAAACTATAAATGTTTACAATAGTTTAACTCATTTAATAAGTGTAGAAGAGAATAGACTTTTTCCAAATGCCTTACAACTTTTAAAACCTGAAGATTGGGAAGAGATGTATGAAGGAGATAGTGAAATTGGATGGATGTTTATAACTCCACCAGTAAGATATCCAGCATTAAAAGAGGAAGAGCAAGAGTATATTCATCCTAGTATGGATAAAAAAAAGAGAAAATTACCATTCTCTTTAGAAGATAGAACACACTATGATGAAGGTTATTTAACACCTGAACAAGTTAATTTTATTTTTAAATTTTTACCAGTTGATATAACTTATGTAGATGAAAATGATAGAGTTATTTTTTATAACCGTGGTGATGAGAGAGTTTTTCCTAGAAGTGCAGGAATTATTGGAAGAGAGGTAAAATTTTGTCATCCTCCAAAAAGTGTTGATCAGGTTTTGAAAATTCTTGAAGAGTTTAAAGCAGGACGACAAGATGTAGCTGATTTTTGGATAAATTTTAAAGGAAAATTTGTACACATAAGATATTTTGCTATTAGAGATGAAAAAAGAAACTATAAAGGTGTAATTGAAATGTCTCAAGATGTAACTGAAATAAGAGCTTTAGAAGGAGAAAAAAGACTTTTAGATTGGAAATAA
- the cmoB gene encoding tRNA 5-methoxyuridine(34)/uridine 5-oxyacetic acid(34) synthase CmoB, whose translation MNLEILQKKKEECRTWKNVEPWFLQLKEACKIEKSNLKIDYGDWFSVGKKEDLNEAEYEIIVETAKKLIPWRKGPFKIFDLEIDSEWQSNLKYNLLRPYFNLKDKVVADIGCNNGYYMFRMLEDKPRRLIGFDPSPLTLHQFEFINHFVKSDIIYEMLGVEHLELYNHKFDFIFMLGVLYHRADPVGTLKSLNRGLNSKGEIIIDTFMIDGDDEICLTPNQRYSKIPNIYFIPTIPALKNWLIRAGFEDIEVLATVVTTKDEQRATKWSFDESLEEFLDPNDNSKTVEGYPAPKRVYIKAKKVQ comes from the coding sequence ATGAATTTAGAAATATTACAAAAGAAAAAAGAAGAGTGCAGAACTTGGAAAAATGTTGAACCTTGGTTTTTACAACTAAAAGAGGCTTGTAAAATAGAAAAATCAAATTTAAAAATAGATTATGGAGATTGGTTTAGTGTTGGGAAAAAAGAAGATTTAAATGAAGCAGAGTATGAAATCATTGTAGAAACTGCTAAAAAACTAATACCTTGGAGAAAAGGACCATTTAAGATTTTTGATTTAGAAATTGATAGTGAATGGCAAAGTAACCTCAAATACAACCTTTTAAGACCATATTTTAATCTAAAAGATAAAGTTGTAGCTGATATTGGCTGTAATAATGGCTACTATATGTTTAGAATGCTAGAGGATAAACCAAGAAGATTAATTGGTTTTGACCCATCTCCTCTTACTCTTCATCAATTTGAGTTTATAAATCATTTTGTAAAATCTGATATTATTTATGAGATGTTAGGAGTAGAACATTTAGAGCTTTATAACCATAAATTTGATTTTATTTTTATGTTAGGAGTTTTATATCATAGAGCTGATCCAGTAGGAACTTTAAAATCTTTAAATAGAGGTTTAAATAGTAAAGGAGAGATTATAATTGATACTTTTATGATAGATGGAGATGATGAAATTTGTCTTACTCCAAATCAAAGATATTCAAAAATCCCAAATATCTATTTTATTCCTACAATTCCTGCTCTCAAAAATTGGCTAATTCGTGCGGGATTTGAAGATATTGAAGTATTGGCAACTGTTGTAACAACAAAAGATGAGCAAAGAGCTACAAAATGGTCTTTTGATGAGAGTTTAGAAGAGTTTTTAGACCCAAATGATAATTCAAAAACAGTTGAAGGATATCCAGCTCCCAAAAGAGTATATATAAAAGCTAAAAAAGTTCAATAA
- the ccsA gene encoding cytochrome c biogenesis protein CcsA: protein MRINNFLFSFKTTLFLLALLAIGAGVATFIENDFGTSSARVLVYNNIWYEVVMVLTTINLIGIIYKFKMWKNLPRFLFHFSFVVILIGAIITRYIGYEGIMQIPQGVTTNKMLSLEPYLQVTVKDGDEVIAYEEYQKEFTSLFPIYNHFSYTLNFDNQTLNLYYKDFMFAKKDSASMGLLTLEVQYNDQKEDIRLPGLRGQIGVPKELKFDKYTIVLEYGSKYMELPFSIRLNEFQLERYPGSMSPSSYASEITVIKDDKTYDYRIFMNRTLSEGNYLFFQSSYFPDESGTVLSVNNDPGKWPTYLGYFLLTLGLLLNFFDKKSRFRKLIKFVSNKNLAIFILALCISFGPSLKANEQKVEQTDKVEQTVEYLNKLKDESKITADKFGHLIVQSNGGRMKPLATLNREIIQKLSGRATFLGMDANQLVLGMLSNPDVWKDVKIIKIQTPKLKKFLNIPLEENYISFSEAFNKNGEYLLAAETEKALQTKPIERGTYEKDIIKTDEKLNIIYSVFNGSLLNIFPKVYDQKSADDNFKWYSPLDAMQNFTGQNQAAIQSVIKGLMSALAEHNWEAANNFIDMTALYQDKVGTDIKPSKNKVNAEIIFNKLDIFFNLTLAYVLLGFIMIVLAFVVIFKPSFKPEKTTKIIFSILALLFIIQTFGMGYRWYLSGHAPWSDIYETLIYISWSAVFAGVIFFRNSLLALGAATIIAGIFMFTAHLTDVDPQITNLVPVLKSYWLTIHVSILTASYGFFGLSAILGFLTLVMFIFRKNRAHLDDIIKHVSAINEISLIIGLAFITIGNFLGGVWANESWGRYWGWDPKETWAYVSIVVYAIVLHLRFIKALNTPYVLATASLLGFSSIMMTYLGVNFYLSGMHSYATGDPVPIPTWAYVTVATALLAIILAYRNRDLKDTL, encoded by the coding sequence TTGAGAATTAATAATTTTTTGTTTTCTTTTAAAACTACACTATTCTTATTGGCTTTATTAGCTATAGGAGCAGGTGTTGCTACATTTATAGAAAATGATTTTGGAACATCAAGCGCTAGAGTTTTGGTTTATAATAATATTTGGTATGAAGTTGTAATGGTTTTAACAACAATCAACCTTATAGGTATAATCTATAAATTTAAAATGTGGAAAAATCTACCAAGATTTCTATTTCACTTCTCATTTGTTGTGATTTTAATAGGTGCGATAATTACTAGATATATTGGTTATGAGGGAATTATGCAAATTCCTCAAGGTGTAACTACAAATAAGATGCTATCACTAGAGCCATATTTGCAAGTTACAGTAAAAGATGGTGATGAAGTTATAGCCTATGAAGAGTATCAAAAAGAGTTTACATCTTTATTTCCAATTTATAATCACTTTTCATATACTCTTAATTTCGATAATCAAACTTTAAATTTATACTATAAAGATTTTATGTTTGCAAAAAAAGATAGTGCAAGTATGGGGCTTTTAACTCTTGAAGTTCAATACAATGATCAAAAAGAGGATATAAGACTTCCTGGATTAAGAGGACAAATTGGAGTTCCAAAAGAGCTTAAATTTGATAAATATACTATTGTTTTAGAATATGGTTCAAAATATATGGAACTTCCTTTTTCTATTAGATTAAATGAGTTTCAATTAGAAAGATACCCTGGAAGTATGAGTCCTTCATCATATGCTTCTGAAATTACAGTTATAAAAGATGATAAAACTTATGATTATAGGATTTTTATGAATAGAACTTTAAGTGAAGGAAATTATTTATTTTTCCAAAGCTCATATTTCCCTGATGAGAGTGGAACTGTATTATCAGTAAATAATGACCCTGGTAAATGGCCAACATATCTTGGATACTTTTTACTAACTCTTGGATTATTATTAAACTTTTTTGATAAAAAATCAAGATTTAGAAAGCTTATAAAATTTGTAAGTAACAAAAATTTAGCAATTTTTATTTTAGCACTCTGTATTAGCTTTGGTCCATCTTTAAAAGCTAATGAACAAAAAGTAGAACAAACTGATAAAGTTGAGCAAACTGTTGAATACTTAAATAAATTAAAAGATGAGTCAAAAATTACAGCTGATAAATTTGGGCATTTAATAGTTCAAAGTAATGGTGGAAGAATGAAACCTCTTGCAACATTAAATAGAGAAATTATTCAAAAATTAAGTGGTAGAGCAACATTTTTGGGAATGGATGCAAATCAATTAGTTTTAGGAATGTTATCAAATCCTGATGTTTGGAAAGATGTAAAAATTATAAAAATTCAGACACCAAAATTAAAAAAATTCTTAAATATTCCTTTAGAAGAGAATTATATATCTTTTTCTGAAGCATTTAATAAAAATGGTGAGTATCTTTTAGCAGCTGAAACTGAAAAAGCTCTTCAAACAAAACCAATTGAAAGAGGAACTTACGAAAAAGATATTATAAAAACTGATGAGAAACTAAATATTATCTACTCTGTATTTAATGGTTCTTTATTAAATATCTTTCCAAAAGTTTATGACCAAAAAAGTGCGGATGATAACTTTAAATGGTACTCTCCACTTGATGCTATGCAAAATTTTACAGGACAAAATCAAGCAGCAATTCAAAGTGTTATAAAAGGACTTATGTCAGCTTTAGCAGAACATAACTGGGAAGCAGCAAATAATTTTATAGATATGACAGCTTTATATCAAGATAAAGTAGGAACAGATATAAAACCATCTAAGAATAAAGTAAATGCTGAAATAATTTTCAATAAATTAGATATTTTCTTTAATCTTACACTAGCCTATGTTCTTTTAGGTTTTATTATGATTGTTTTAGCTTTTGTAGTAATATTTAAACCTAGCTTCAAACCAGAGAAAACAACAAAAATAATATTTTCTATTTTAGCCCTACTTTTTATAATTCAAACTTTTGGTATGGGATATAGATGGTATTTATCTGGACATGCACCATGGAGTGATATTTATGAAACACTAATTTATATCTCTTGGTCTGCTGTTTTTGCAGGAGTTATCTTCTTTAGAAACTCTTTATTAGCTTTAGGAGCTGCAACAATTATTGCTGGAATTTTTATGTTTACAGCACACTTAACAGATGTGGATCCTCAAATTACAAATCTAGTTCCAGTTTTAAAATCATATTGGCTAACTATTCATGTTTCGATACTTACAGCTTCTTATGGATTCTTTGGACTTAGTGCGATATTAGGTTTCTTAACTTTAGTTATGTTTATTTTTAGAAAAAATAGAGCTCACTTAGATGATATTATAAAACATGTTAGTGCAATTAATGAGATATCTTTAATAATTGGATTAGCATTTATTACAATTGGAAACTTTCTTGGAGGAGTTTGGGCAAATGAGTCTTGGGGAAGATACTGGGGATGGGATCCAAAAGAGACTTGGGCTTATGTATCAATAGTTGTTTATGCAATAGTTCTTCACTTAAGATTTATAAAAGCTTTAAATACTCCTTATGTATTAGCAACAGCTTCATTATTAGGGTTTAGTTCTATTATGATGACATATCTAGGAGTAAATTTCTACTTATCAGGAATGCACTCTTATGCAACAGGAGATCCTGTTCCTATTCCTACTTGGGCTTATGTAACAGTTGCAACCGCCCTACTTGCTATAATTTTAGCTTATAGAAATAGAGATTTAAAAGATACACTTTAG
- a CDS encoding zinc-binding metallopeptidase family protein produces the protein MPTILEIFKEITKLQRCSGNHEAFIKYMQDLSQRLGYICLIDDVFNILCKKENSKAKIVFQSHYDIVCLSENCVPQIIEDNESLKAVDSTLGADNGIGCSYMIALMYENFDGEFLFTSDEEIGLIGANGLNLPINASFMLNLDSEEEGEICIGCAGGVDIKASFKDKKIISNNENLELYEISISNLAGGHSGVDIDKNIPNAIKLLIQVIKECNGKILDINGGERINSIPANVKAIIATNLVPKEIISNMKIEKIDTKSEHLTVYDNKLIDFLYDFENGVRELNKELNVVQDSINLALINTKIDKIIVEFSARSMCNENLKNLKDKTKKDLENSNFEVTTYGKYPAWSPDINSFTNTILDIYKNTNKNASLRAIHAGLECAIFKEKFPNLKIASIGPTIKFPHSKKEIVYKDSINRVFEIVKKIAYSIN, from the coding sequence TTGCCAACAATTTTAGAGATATTTAAAGAGATTACAAAACTTCAAAGATGTTCAGGAAATCATGAAGCATTTATAAAATATATGCAAGATTTAAGTCAAAGGCTTGGATATATATGTTTAATTGATGATGTTTTTAATATTTTATGCAAAAAAGAGAATTCTAAAGCAAAAATAGTTTTCCAATCTCACTATGATATTGTTTGTTTAAGTGAAAATTGTGTACCACAAATTATTGAAGATAATGAGAGTTTAAAAGCAGTTGATTCAACTTTGGGTGCAGATAATGGAATTGGCTGTTCATATATGATAGCTTTAATGTATGAAAACTTTGATGGAGAGTTTTTATTTACAAGTGATGAAGAGATAGGACTTATTGGTGCAAATGGCTTAAACCTTCCTATAAATGCTTCATTTATGCTCAATCTTGATAGTGAAGAAGAAGGTGAAATTTGCATAGGTTGTGCTGGTGGAGTTGATATAAAAGCCTCTTTTAAAGATAAAAAAATCATTTCAAATAATGAGAATTTAGAACTTTACGAAATATCTATTTCAAATTTAGCTGGAGGACATAGTGGAGTTGATATAGATAAAAATATTCCAAATGCTATAAAACTTTTAATTCAAGTAATAAAAGAGTGTAATGGAAAGATTTTAGATATAAATGGTGGAGAGAGAATAAACTCTATTCCTGCAAATGTAAAAGCTATAATTGCTACTAACTTAGTACCAAAAGAAATAATTTCAAATATGAAAATAGAAAAGATTGATACAAAAAGTGAACATTTAACAGTTTATGATAATAAGCTTATTGATTTTTTATATGATTTTGAAAATGGAGTAAGAGAGCTAAATAAAGAGTTAAATGTAGTTCAAGACTCGATAAATTTAGCCTTAATAAATACAAAAATAGACAAAATTATAGTTGAATTTAGTGCTAGATCTATGTGTAATGAGAATTTAAAGAATTTAAAAGATAAAACAAAAAAAGATTTAGAAAATAGTAATTTTGAAGTAACTACTTATGGAAAATATCCAGCTTGGAGTCCTGATATAAATAGTTTTACTAATACTATTTTAGATATTTATAAAAATACAAATAAAAATGCTTCATTAAGAGCAATTCATGCTGGGCTTGAATGTGCAATTTTTAAAGAGAAATTTCCAAATCTAAAAATAGCCTCTATTGGGCCAACTATAAAATTTCCTCATTCAAAAAAAGAGATAGTTTATAAAGACTCAATAAACAGAGTTTTTGAAATAGTTAAAAAAATAGCTTATAGTATAAATTAA
- a CDS encoding EAL domain-containing protein — MDNNFLNNLSNEIISSINCPIFLIEDRKIIFANRYFLDTVLCRDISDLQKKYQNIEDIFICLDGNPLKFDNLCSKEPNDIKIHINNRYFKIQILELNNNIFSIILHDISHELEHKKELNKLLFTDNLTKLSNRTKLIDSLQNEKFIPKSIVLLNINSFKEINDFYGHKAGDQILISVSNLINDYLKDLKGIKFYKFPTDNYCILNLEYKKEDLINLVEKIIKNINNTVFYFENHEIDVNIRAGISFSDKNNKLITADIALQTAKKSNKNYEIFYEELDKFQEYENNMLWTRKLKNAFIKDSIEVFYQPLIDNITKEVHKYECLVRMIEDDGKVISPFFFLEISKKSNQYTKLTRVVIEKAFKKFSNLPYEFSVNISYDDIEKDDFLDFIKEMLLKYNVQNKVIFEILEDENIKNYTYLISFIDEIKSLGCKVAIDDFGTGYSNFEHILKMNADYLKIDASLIKNIEKDENSYKITKTIIEFAKSLNLKTIAEYVENEEIFNIVKELGADYSQGYYFSPPIAEPNFK; from the coding sequence GTGGATAACAATTTTCTAAATAATTTATCAAATGAGATTATAAGTAGTATAAACTGTCCTATCTTTTTAATAGAAGATAGGAAAATAATATTTGCAAACAGATATTTCCTAGATACAGTTTTATGTAGAGATATTTCAGATTTACAAAAAAAGTATCAAAATATTGAAGATATTTTTATTTGTTTAGATGGAAATCCTTTAAAATTTGATAATCTTTGCTCTAAAGAGCCTAATGATATAAAAATTCATATAAATAATAGATACTTTAAAATCCAAATTTTAGAGTTAAATAATAATATATTTTCAATTATTTTACATGATATTAGTCATGAATTAGAGCATAAAAAAGAGTTAAACAAACTTCTTTTTACCGATAATTTAACAAAACTTTCAAATAGAACAAAATTAATAGACTCTTTACAAAATGAAAAATTTATTCCAAAATCAATAGTTTTATTAAATATAAACTCTTTTAAAGAGATAAATGATTTTTATGGACATAAAGCTGGTGATCAAATTTTAATCTCTGTTTCAAATTTAATAAATGATTACCTAAAGGATTTGAAAGGTATTAAATTTTATAAATTTCCAACTGATAATTACTGTATTTTAAATTTAGAATACAAAAAAGAGGATCTAATAAACTTAGTTGAGAAAATTATAAAAAATATTAATAATACAGTTTTCTATTTTGAAAATCATGAGATTGATGTAAATATAAGAGCTGGAATATCTTTTTCAGATAAAAATAATAAATTAATAACTGCTGATATAGCCCTTCAAACGGCAAAAAAAAGTAATAAAAATTATGAAATTTTCTATGAGGAGTTAGATAAATTCCAAGAGTATGAAAATAATATGCTTTGGACAAGAAAACTTAAAAATGCTTTTATAAAAGATAGTATTGAAGTCTTTTATCAACCTCTAATTGACAATATTACAAAAGAAGTTCATAAATATGAGTGTTTAGTAAGAATGATTGAAGATGATGGAAAAGTAATTTCACCTTTTTTCTTTCTTGAGATATCAAAAAAGTCAAATCAATATACAAAATTAACAAGAGTTGTAATAGAAAAGGCATTTAAAAAGTTTTCAAATCTACCTTATGAATTTTCAGTAAATATCTCTTATGATGATATAGAAAAAGATGATTTCCTCGATTTTATTAAAGAGATGCTTTTAAAATATAATGTACAAAATAAAGTTATTTTTGAAATTCTTGAAGATGAAAATATTAAAAACTATACCTATTTAATATCATTTATAGATGAGATAAAAAGTTTAGGGTGTAAAGTTGCAATAGATGATTTCGGAACTGGATACTCAAATTTTGAACATATTTTAAAAATGAATGCAGATTACTTAAAAATTGATGCTTCTTTAATTAAAAATATTGAAAAAGATGAGAACTCATATAAAATTACAAAAACTATAATAGAGTTTGCAAAAAGTTTAAACTTAAAGACAATAGCCGAATATGTAGAGAATGAAGAGATTTTCAATATTGTAAAAGAGTTAGGAGCTGACTACTCTCAAGGGTACTACTTTAGTCCTCCAATTGCTGAACCAAACTTTAAATAA
- a CDS encoding DUF748 domain-containing protein, producing MGIIKKLFYTFISLISIYILAGFLLVPYILKKELVKNLDENLNAKSTIEKIEFNPLTFDLKVHNFKLISLENEELIKLKELQITLGILKSLEQNHFRVEYILLDELFVNLIQTENGNINLAQLLKQNVSVEEKPKNEEKPSNELAFLIAKLDLKNTNLNFTSYLQKEPFNLNLKDINYTIYDLGTYKNFLSSNNLNFQINKNTDVTIKGAFNINPFKAYGKVEIKDLRVKDFLEFDKSFFNFSINEDANINLALNYNIDNSNEFLLNLNSEVLEVNNLDLIQNKNKIVNLKKLDIKRFNFDLKEQNIDLNDINIDGLNINMIMDKSGVNFANLVNTNNTQEEIKSDIKDEKPWKINFKNINVNANYNFNNISLNSKTDIKSIILNTDDLKIVDSSIYLNNANLKTSNITYLDKQNNLDIKSTNTNLKLDNLSVINSEVKIGNIELAKDNLAFKEGNLNLDINSKKVESSLKNLEIKENISYELNNLKLKDMNFNDKINKLKIDTKNIELNTTGFLFDSKNNTIFKTINLKNPNLHFEDLNNKLSINTKDINLASKNLLISKDTNISLESLKLTKPTINLLDNQNNLKIDAKNFSLDLNNFKFNKGNIILGSIKLLEPELQILNTQSNLKIDAKNIDLALKKLISKENFFRIEKTDLLNPHISIVLPKNDSIHTNKIEENQVVKKEENKFRLNLGPVDIKNLTLDFEDKNLPIPFKTTISKLNGQVSEIKNKEESTSQLEIKGVVDEYGVAKITGVVNPNSLKILTDINMKFQNIAMKSFTPYTAKFVGRAIKDGKLELDLNYNISDSNLKAKNSIIIKKLELGEKVESADAISLPLDLAITLLEDSSNIIDINLPVSGNVDDPQFSVGSIIWKAFVNLITKAITSPFSLIGSLFNFSEDEIKSVNFDLKESEITPIQKETLDKIALILGKKEEIAIKFGPSFNEKEEKEKVAQQRAENIKEYLLKEKSINPKQIILEKDIKKSSPNINLNIEVIK from the coding sequence ATGGGGATTATTAAAAAACTTTTTTATACTTTTATATCACTTATTTCTATTTATATTTTAGCTGGATTTTTACTGGTTCCATATATTTTAAAAAAAGAGCTTGTAAAAAATCTTGATGAAAATTTAAATGCAAAATCAACTATTGAGAAAATAGAGTTTAATCCACTAACTTTTGATTTAAAAGTCCATAATTTCAAACTTATTTCATTAGAAAATGAAGAACTTATAAAATTGAAAGAGTTACAAATTACTCTTGGAATATTAAAATCTCTTGAACAGAACCATTTTAGAGTAGAATATATTCTACTTGATGAACTTTTTGTAAATTTAATTCAAACAGAAAATGGAAATATAAACTTAGCACAACTTTTAAAACAAAATGTTAGTGTAGAAGAGAAACCAAAAAATGAAGAAAAACCATCAAATGAACTAGCATTTTTAATTGCAAAATTAGATTTAAAAAATACAAATTTAAATTTTACAAGTTATCTACAAAAAGAGCCTTTTAATCTAAATTTAAAAGATATAAACTATACAATTTATGATTTAGGAACTTATAAAAACTTCTTATCTTCGAACAATTTAAACTTTCAAATAAATAAAAATACAGATGTAACTATAAAAGGAGCATTTAATATAAACCCATTTAAAGCCTATGGGAAAGTAGAAATTAAAGATTTAAGAGTAAAAGATTTTTTAGAGTTTGATAAAAGTTTTTTTAATTTTAGTATAAATGAAGATGCAAATATAAATCTTGCTTTAAATTATAATATTGATAACTCAAATGAGTTTTTATTAAATTTAAATAGTGAAGTTTTAGAAGTAAACAATCTTGATTTAATTCAAAATAAAAATAAAATTGTAAATTTAAAAAAGCTTGATATAAAAAGATTTAATTTTGATTTAAAAGAGCAAAATATTGATTTAAATGATATAAATATAGATGGTTTAAATATAAATATGATTATGGATAAATCTGGAGTTAATTTTGCAAATTTAGTAAATACAAATAATACTCAAGAAGAGATTAAAAGTGATATTAAAGATGAAAAACCTTGGAAAATTAATTTTAAAAATATAAATGTAAATGCAAATTATAATTTTAATAATATCTCTTTAAATAGTAAAACTGATATAAAATCAATAATTTTAAATACAGATGATTTAAAAATAGTAGATTCAAGTATATATTTAAATAATGCAAATCTTAAAACTTCTAATATCACTTATCTAGATAAACAAAATAATTTAGATATAAAATCAACAAATACAAATCTAAAACTGGATAATTTAAGTGTAATAAATAGTGAAGTAAAAATAGGAAATATTGAGTTAGCTAAAGATAATTTAGCTTTTAAAGAGGGAAATTTAAATCTTGATATAAACTCAAAAAAAGTTGAAAGTTCTTTAAAAAATCTTGAAATTAAAGAAAATATCTCTTATGAATTAAATAATTTAAAGCTAAAAGATATGAATTTTAATGATAAGATAAATAAGTTAAAAATAGATACAAAAAATATTGAGTTAAATACAACTGGATTTTTATTTGATAGTAAAAATAATACTATTTTTAAGACAATAAATCTAAAAAATCCAAACCTTCATTTTGAAGATTTAAATAATAAATTATCAATAAACACAAAAGATATAAATCTAGCTTCAAAAAATCTATTAATTTCAAAAGATACAAATATCTCTTTAGAAAGTTTGAAATTAACAAAACCAACAATAAATCTATTAGATAATCAAAATAACTTAAAAATTGATGCTAAAAATTTTTCTTTGGATTTAAATAATTTTAAATTTAATAAAGGAAATATAATTTTAGGTTCGATAAAACTATTAGAGCCTGAATTACAAATTTTAAATACACAATCAAATTTAAAAATTGATGCTAAAAATATTGATTTAGCTTTAAAAAAATTAATAAGTAAAGAGAACTTTTTTAGAATTGAAAAAACAGATCTATTAAATCCTCATATATCAATAGTTCTTCCAAAAAATGACTCTATTCATACAAATAAAATAGAAGAGAATCAAGTTGTTAAAAAAGAGGAAAATAAATTTAGATTAAATCTAGGACCAGTTGATATAAAAAATCTTACACTTGATTTTGAAGATAAAAATCTTCCAATTCCATTTAAAACAACAATTTCAAAATTAAATGGTCAAGTTTCAGAGATAAAAAATAAAGAAGAAAGTACATCTCAACTTGAAATTAAAGGTGTTGTTGATGAGTATGGGGTTGCAAAAATAACAGGTGTTGTAAATCCAAATAGTTTAAAAATATTAACAGATATTAATATGAAATTCCAAAATATTGCTATGAAAAGTTTTACACCTTATACAGCAAAATTTGTTGGACGTGCAATAAAAGATGGAAAACTTGAACTTGATTTAAATTACAATATTAGTGATTCAAATTTAAAAGCAAAAAATAGTATTATCATCAAAAAATTAGAATTGGGAGAAAAAGTAGAAAGTGCAGATGCTATATCGTTACCTTTAGATTTAGCTATTACTTTATTAGAAGATAGTTCAAATATTATTGATATCAATCTTCCTGTTTCAGGAAATGTTGATGACCCTCAATTTTCTGTTGGTTCTATAATTTGGAAAGCCTTTGTAAATTTAATAACAAAAGCTATAACTTCACCTTTTTCACTTATTGGAAGTCTATTTAATTTTAGTGAAGATGAGATAAAAAGTGTAAACTTTGATTTAAAAGAGAGTGAAATAACTCCTATTCAAAAAGAGACTTTAGATAAAATTGCCTTAATTTTAGGGAAAAAAGAGGAGATTGCTATAAAATTTGGTCCTTCTTTTAATGAAAAAGAGGAGAAAGAAAAAGTTGCACAGCAAAGAGCTGAAAATATAAAAGAGTATTTATTAAAAGAGAAAAGTATAAATCCAAAACAGATTATTTTAGAAAAAGATATTAAAAAATCATCTCCAAATATTAATTTAAATATTGAAGTAATAAAATAA